The DNA segment GACGAAGTGCTGCGGCTCTCAGGCTACCGCGATCTTCGCCGGCGCCAGGAGGAGGCACGGCGCGCCGGTCGCCTGCTCGGGATCGGGGTGAGCAGCTACGTCGAGATCTGCGGCTTCGGCCCCTGGGAGCTGGGCACCGTCCGTATGAACCCCGACGCCACGGTGACGGTCATCACCGGAACGTCGCCGCACGGCCAGGGCGACGCGACGGGTTTTGCGCAGATCGCCGCCGACGCGCTCGGCATCTCGCCCGATGAGGTGACGGTCGTGCACGGCGACACGCTCATGGTACAGTACGGCGGCGGAACGAGCGGCAGCCGCAGCATGTCGCTCGGCGGCTCGGCGGTGTATCTCGCGTCGCTCGAGGTGCGGCAACAGATCCTCGGCATCGCGGGCAACATGCTCGAGGCGGCGACGTCCGACCTGGTGCTCGAGGACGGCGGGGTGGCCGTCCGCGGCGCGCCGGGCCGCGGCGTGGCGTTGGCCGAGGTCGCCAAGGCCGCGTACGCGGGCAGGCGTCTGCCCGAGGGCCAGAGCCCGGGGCTTGAGGCGACGAGCCGGTTCAAGTCCCAGGGCACGACGTTTCCGTTCGGCAGCCACGTGTGCGTGGTGGACGTCGATCCCGAGACCGGCAGCGTGCGCTTCGAACGATACGTGTGCGTGGACGATTGCGGACGCGTGATCAATCCCCTCCTCGTCGACGGACAGATCCACGGCGGGGTCGGCCAGGGCGCGGCCCAGGCGCTGCTGGAAGCCGCCGTCTACGGCGAAGACGGTCAGATGCTGACGGGGGCGCTGTCGGAGTACGCGGTGCCGAAGGCGCATCACCTGCCGCGCGTGGAGCGGGGGACGTCCGTCACGCCGACGCCCCGGAACCCGCTCGGCGCGAAAGGGATCGGCGAGGCGGCCACGATCGGCTCGACGCCGTGCGTCGTGAACGCGGTCCTGGACGCGCTGGCGCACCTTGGGATCCATCACCTCGACATGCCGCTCACGCCCGAGCGGGTGCAGACGGCCATCCGGCAGGCAGGTGCCGCGAAGCCGTAACGCTCACACGCCGACGACGTGAAAGCCGTGGGCCTTGGCACCCAGCGCGAGTGCCGTATCATGGGTGGCCATCGTCAGGTCAACGCGCGACGCCGACCGCCTCGGCAATGGTATTGAGCCCATCGCGGTTCAGGCGAGCCAGCAGGCCGCCGGCCAGCCGGCGCGGGAGGGCCGGACCGCCGTAGACAAATCCGGTGTAGAGTTCGACCAGGCTGGCGCCGGCTTGGATCATTCGATACGCGTCGTCCGCCGTGAAGATTCCGCCGACCCCGATGATCGGGAGGCGGCCCGCCGTGAGCCGGTGGAGCCGGCCGACAATCCGCACCGCCTGGGCGAAGAGCGGCCGGCCGCTCAGGCCCCCGGCTTCCTCCCAGGCCGCGCTCGCAAGCCCGTCGCGCCTGAGCGTGGTGTTCGTGGCCACGATGCCGTGCGCGCGATCGCTGATCGCCTCGACGACCACGTCCAGTTCGGCGTCCGTGAGATCAGGGGCGATCTTCACGAAGAGCGGCTTCTCGCCGAGGGCGCGGTTGCGCGCCGAGAGCGCCTCGAGGAGCGGCACGATGGCGTCCCGCGTCTGCAACTGCCGCAATCCCGGCGTGTTGGGCGACGAGACGTTGACGACGACGAAGTCGGCGTGCGGCTGCAGCCGGTCGAACGAGTATACGTAATCATCGACCGCCCGCTCGTTTGATGCGGCGCCGCTGCGGCCGATGTTCACCGCGAGCGGGATGGGGTAGGGCCGCCCGCGGCGGAGCCTCGCGAGCCGCACCTCCATGGCGTCGGCGCCCGGTGAATTGAAGCCGAGCCGGTTGATCAGGGCCTGGTCGTCGGGCAGTCGGAATACGCGGGGCCGGGGATTCCCAGGCTGGGCGAGCCCGGTGACCGTTCCCACTTCCGCGAACCCGAAGCCCAAGGCCGGCCACGCCCACAACGCTCTCGCCGCCTTGTCGAACCCAGCGGCCAGGCCCACCGGAACCGGAAACCGGAGACCTGCCACGATCATGGCGAGCCGTGGATCCGGGGCGGACCGCCGGGACGCCCGGGCCAGCACCGGCTCCACCGCGCCAAGGCACGTCAGCGCGAGGTCGTGACTCAGTTCCGGATCGAGTCGAAACAGAAGGGCACGCACGAACGCGCGGTAGATCACGTCGCCGGTGTGAGCCAGGCCCGCGCGGCGGCCGCTGAGTCCAGGCGCGTCAGGTTGGCCAGGAGATCGAACCCAGCATCAAAGCTGACGACCGCGCGATATCCGAGCTCGTCGGCGGCGACACCGAGCATCGCATCATGGAAGTCCAGCGCGCCGGCCGTTTCCCGCATCACCGCCACACAGCGGCCGAACCATCGGGGCACGTGCGGATACAGCCACGTCACGGCCTCAGGCGGGACCGCGCCGAGGAGCCGGTCCGTCAATTGGGGAAAGGCGTCGGCCTGACCCCGCTCCCGGCATCGGCGGCCAAGTGCCGTCAGCACCTCGTCGATCACGCAGTCCGGGGTAATCGTCAATACTCGCCGTTCCCGCAAGACTTCGTGCACGCGTGCGGCCTCCTGGTGCCAGACGTCCCGCTGATCGAACAAGGCGACGAGATAGTTGGAATCCAGACACACAGGCTCACCGGTCATATCGGGCCGCATCGGCAACGGCGTCGCCGCCGAGAGCGGCGGTGCCGACGACCGCGTCGAACCGGCCGGCGCCGACCGGCACCGCCACCGCATGCCCTTGTACCGCAGGTTCGAGCACAACCTGACGCCCCTCGACGGTGACCCGTAGCAGATCCCCCTCACGCAACGCGAGCCTCTCTCGGACCGACGCCGGCAGCGTAATTTGTCCCTTGCGCTTCAGGCGGACGACCTGGTCCATAGCGATCCTCCGGTCGGAAAGTCATGCTTATCAAACAGTGATACTATCATAAATTCCTCAATCAGGTCACCGATCATCCGAAATCGCCGAAGGAGGTCTCCCGGTTCACGGCGAACGCCAGTTCGCGTATATACATGTAAACTCGTCGCGGGAGCCGGAGCATGACGCTGGACCAAATCATCGAGGCGCTGCACACCCGCCCGCGGTTCGCGCCGCAGTTCACCGCCTGGCACACCATTCCGGAGCGGCCGGCCGAATTCGCGCCGTTTCCCCCCGGCCTCGACGCGCGGCTCTTGGCCTCACTCGGCCGCACCGGCATCCGGGAGCTCTACTCGCATCAGGCCGAGGCGTACCGCCTCGTCCGGGGCGGAGCCGACGTGGTGGTCGTCACCCCGACCGCGTCCGGCAAGACCCTCTGCTACAACCTCCCGGTGCTCGATACCGTGCTGCGTGAGCCCGAGGCGCGCGCGCTGTACCTGTTTCCGACCAAGGCGCTCGGCGCGGACCAGGTCGATGAACTGCAGACGGTCACCGGGGCTCTGGGCGCCGACGTGCGCGCCTTCACGTACGACGGCGACACCCCGGCCGACGCGCGGCGCACGATCCGGACCGCGGGCCACGTCGTCGTCACCAACCCGGACATGCTGCACACCGCGATCCTGCCGCACCACACCAAGTGGCT comes from the bacterium genome and includes:
- a CDS encoding quinone-dependent dihydroorotate dehydrogenase — protein: MIYRAFVRALLFRLDPELSHDLALTCLGAVEPVLARASRRSAPDPRLAMIVAGLRFPVPVGLAAGFDKAARALWAWPALGFGFAEVGTVTGLAQPGNPRPRVFRLPDDQALINRLGFNSPGADAMEVRLARLRRGRPYPIPLAVNIGRSGAASNERAVDDYVYSFDRLQPHADFVVVNVSSPNTPGLRQLQTRDAIVPLLEALSARNRALGEKPLFVKIAPDLTDAELDVVVEAISDRAHGIVATNTTLRRDGLASAAWEEAGGLSGRPLFAQAVRIVGRLHRLTAGRLPIIGVGGIFTADDAYRMIQAGASLVELYTGFVYGGPALPRRLAGGLLARLNRDGLNTIAEAVGVAR
- a CDS encoding AbrB/MazE/SpoVT family DNA-binding domain-containing protein, which encodes MDQVVRLKRKGQITLPASVRERLALREGDLLRVTVEGRQVVLEPAVQGHAVAVPVGAGRFDAVVGTAALGGDAVADAARYDR